From a single Candidatus Saccharibacteria bacterium genomic region:
- a CDS encoding cell division protein FtsW produces the protein MVGYSQRGSFARQRDALAGWNTPEKTELKRKHKPDYILALLALFLVVTGLVVVYAISPGIAISKQTSESSIVLKQFLSAGLGLVAFFAVSHVPTTWWKKAEKPLIIASIITVIVVKLFGETVNGAQRWIQIGGLSFQAAELVKLTLLIWVVGFIVARLNRGELSNRDKSLKPLIYALGAIGLVIAGLESDLGSAGVMVAMVAGIAYTAGMPMRRLVIVGAAICLLLILAIVSSPYRRSRVETFLNPEKDCRAKGYQICESLKAIGSGGMFGKGLGRSVQAYGYLPEASNDSIFAIVAEKFGFVGCATLLGVFGLLFQRIKRIAELTADSYDRLLVIGVLVWFSFQTIVNIGAMMGLLPLKGITLPFISTGGTSLFFVCCALGIVFQISRYTAFRPIDSEVVETNNPEAPSRPRPTILRRNV, from the coding sequence ATGGTTGGCTACTCACAGCGTGGCAGTTTTGCTAGACAGCGAGACGCGTTAGCTGGCTGGAATACTCCAGAAAAAACTGAACTAAAACGTAAACATAAGCCAGATTATATTTTGGCTCTACTGGCGTTGTTTTTGGTGGTAACTGGTCTGGTAGTAGTATATGCAATCAGCCCAGGTATTGCGATTTCTAAGCAGACTAGTGAATCAAGTATTGTGTTGAAGCAGTTCTTGTCGGCCGGTTTAGGCCTTGTGGCTTTCTTTGCAGTTTCACACGTGCCAACTACCTGGTGGAAAAAGGCCGAAAAACCGCTAATCATTGCTTCGATTATTACCGTGATTGTTGTTAAGTTGTTTGGCGAGACGGTCAATGGTGCTCAAAGGTGGATACAGATCGGTGGTCTGTCTTTTCAAGCGGCCGAGTTAGTAAAACTAACTTTGTTAATATGGGTAGTAGGCTTTATCGTAGCTAGGTTAAATCGCGGTGAACTATCAAATCGAGACAAGAGCTTAAAACCCCTGATCTATGCCCTAGGCGCCATTGGGCTAGTTATAGCAGGGCTAGAGAGCGATCTAGGCTCTGCTGGCGTTATGGTGGCCATGGTGGCAGGTATAGCATATACGGCCGGTATGCCGATGCGGCGTCTTGTAATTGTTGGAGCGGCTATATGTCTGCTGTTAATTTTGGCAATTGTATCTAGCCCTTATCGGCGTTCGCGCGTTGAGACTTTTTTAAATCCTGAGAAAGACTGTCGTGCCAAAGGATATCAGATATGTGAGTCGCTAAAAGCAATTGGTTCTGGCGGTATGTTTGGCAAGGGTTTGGGGCGTAGCGTTCAAGCATATGGTTACCTGCCCGAGGCTTCTAATGATTCAATTTTTGCGATTGTAGCTGAAAAGTTTGGATTTGTCGGCTGCGCTACGCTTCTAGGGGTTTTTGGGTTACTTTTTCAGCGAATAAAACGTATCGCCGAACTAACAGCGGATAGCTATGACAGGCTTTTGGTCATCGGTGTATTAGTGTGGTTTAGTTTTCAGACTATCGTCAATATTGGCGCGATGATGGGTTTATTGCCACTAAAAGGTATAACCTTGCCGTTTATCAGTACTGGCGGGACCAGTTTATTCTTTGTATGTTGTGCGCTCGGCATTGTTTTTCAAATTTCGCGCTATACCGCGTTCCGACCGATTGATAGCGAAGTAGTTGAGACTAACAATCCAGAGGCACCATCTAGGCCCAGACCAACTATCTTGAGGAGAAATGTATGA
- the mraY gene encoding phospho-N-acetylmuramoyl-pentapeptide-transferase: MTELLINFQANELIQILLYGFFGFLMAMGLTPLYTTLAYQKQWWKKPRKDAVTGEKAKIYTKLHAQKHYRQIPTMAGIIFVAATFLITVATNLSRSETWLPLGAMVGAAVVGFVDDLINIGSGGRGVAGMRARIKSLLLLMVAAIGGWWFYAKLGVHTIDIPLFGLLSVGWLIIPLFIFVVYATANAVNISDGLDGLAGGLSVNAFAAYGLICLTQGRLGLAGFCFTVVGALLSYTWFNIYPARFFMGDIGSFALGTALAVVALITNTVFILPIIGGMFVVEAGSSLLQITSKKLRGGRKIFKIAPIHHHFEASGWPETKVTMRFWILSQVLAVLGLIVYFIGLGR, translated from the coding sequence ATGACAGAACTACTCATAAACTTTCAGGCAAATGAACTCATTCAGATATTGCTTTATGGATTCTTTGGGTTCTTGATGGCCATGGGGTTGACGCCACTTTATACTACCTTGGCATACCAAAAACAGTGGTGGAAGAAACCTCGCAAAGATGCGGTAACAGGCGAGAAGGCAAAGATCTATACCAAATTACATGCTCAAAAGCATTATCGACAAATTCCAACCATGGCTGGCATTATTTTTGTGGCTGCAACATTTCTGATTACAGTTGCGACCAACTTAAGTCGTAGCGAAACCTGGCTGCCGCTTGGTGCTATGGTAGGCGCAGCAGTGGTTGGTTTCGTCGACGATTTGATAAATATCGGTAGCGGTGGTCGAGGAGTAGCTGGTATGCGTGCGAGAATTAAGTCATTACTGCTGCTGATGGTTGCGGCAATAGGGGGTTGGTGGTTTTACGCGAAACTCGGGGTTCACACTATTGATATTCCACTGTTTGGGTTATTGTCGGTCGGCTGGCTGATAATACCCCTGTTTATTTTTGTGGTTTATGCAACCGCTAACGCTGTTAATATCAGTGACGGCTTGGACGGCTTGGCTGGCGGCTTAAGTGTGAACGCTTTTGCTGCTTACGGTTTAATATGTTTGACTCAAGGGCGCCTAGGTCTGGCTGGATTTTGTTTTACAGTAGTTGGGGCGCTGCTCAGTTATACATGGTTTAATATCTACCCGGCCAGGTTTTTTATGGGCGACATAGGTTCCTTTGCTCTTGGTACTGCTTTAGCGGTGGTAGCTTTGATTACCAACACCGTGTTCATTTTACCGATTATTGGCGGCATGTTTGTTGTTGAGGCTGGGTCTTCACTACTTCAGATTACCTCCAAAAAACTTCGCGGCGGCCGCAAAATTTTTAAGATTGCTCCGATACATCATCATTTTGAGGCTAGCGGTTGGCCCGAAACAAAGGTAACAATGCGCTTTTGGATTCTTAGCCAAGTCTTAGCGGTTCTTGGTTTGATCGTATATTTTATCGGCCTAGGCAGGTGA
- a CDS encoding penicillin-binding protein 2 — translation MTSSKKHFGILARVRVIEVVLFLIFLIFTFRLFYLQILRGSYYSKLAIANQQKQYEIAPERGTLYARDGDRTVPLVLNEKRYRLVADPTLIKKIEQTADALKSYGDYSEIKKQLENKDLRYTVLAKKLTEVQASEIRKLELAGVFLEETSQRIYPQGSLAASLLGFVNDEAEGKYGVEQALNDRLKGTPGKVKAITDHNGVPLLANGDNIETPSVDGEEVVLSIDVGMQQQVEEILKNGLANANSKSGGLIVMRPDNGEVVAMASYPTYDPAKIEEQKDPSVFINSNVASPYEVGSVMKPLTVAAALNSGVVNANTTFYDPGYVIADGKTITNVEEDGGAGTRTLELIITMSLNTGASQMLKYMGGGDFTKAGREKWHDYLVNHYRFGQKTGIEQGYEEGGIVPDPNEGFGLNIRYANTTFGQGTSQTPIQMAAAFSALVNGGTYYQPTLVHSIKQADGSLKPHQPTVLARDVLSSSDSQQVTGYMQTLVERFYSAAARPGYRVGGKTGTAQIADPNGGYYADRFNGSFVGFIGGDKIEYVVYVRVDDPKVQGYAGLKAAGPIFVTAAQMLLNNFNIQPKTAK, via the coding sequence ATGACCAGCTCAAAAAAACATTTCGGGATTTTAGCCCGTGTAAGGGTAATTGAAGTAGTACTTTTTTTAATATTTTTGATTTTTACATTTAGGTTATTCTATTTACAAATTTTACGCGGTTCATACTATTCAAAATTAGCGATTGCTAATCAGCAAAAACAGTATGAGATTGCGCCAGAGCGGGGCACGTTGTATGCCCGTGACGGCGATAGGACAGTGCCTCTAGTTCTAAACGAAAAGCGATATCGTTTGGTTGCTGATCCGACATTAATTAAGAAAATTGAACAGACCGCCGACGCATTAAAGAGTTACGGCGACTATAGTGAGATCAAAAAGCAGCTCGAAAATAAAGATTTGAGGTATACGGTACTGGCCAAAAAACTGACCGAGGTACAAGCAAGCGAAATCAGAAAATTAGAATTGGCTGGAGTTTTCTTGGAAGAAACTTCCCAACGGATTTACCCGCAGGGCAGTCTGGCGGCATCACTGCTTGGTTTTGTAAATGATGAAGCAGAGGGTAAGTACGGTGTAGAACAGGCGCTTAACGATCGGCTAAAAGGTACGCCGGGTAAGGTAAAAGCTATTACCGATCACAACGGCGTACCGCTACTCGCAAACGGTGATAATATAGAAACTCCGTCAGTCGACGGTGAAGAGGTTGTGCTTTCTATAGATGTTGGCATGCAGCAACAAGTTGAAGAAATCCTCAAAAACGGCTTAGCTAACGCCAACAGCAAGTCTGGTGGCCTGATAGTCATGCGGCCCGATAACGGTGAAGTAGTAGCTATGGCTTCTTACCCAACTTATGATCCAGCAAAAATTGAAGAGCAAAAAGATCCTAGTGTCTTCATAAACTCTAATGTCGCCTCGCCTTATGAGGTTGGGTCAGTCATGAAACCTTTGACCGTAGCTGCTGCGCTTAATAGCGGCGTTGTCAATGCAAACACAACCTTTTATGATCCAGGGTATGTGATAGCAGATGGAAAAACGATAACCAACGTTGAGGAAGACGGTGGAGCTGGCACCAGAACTTTGGAACTGATTATTACGATGTCGCTCAACACGGGTGCTAGTCAGATGCTTAAATACATGGGGGGCGGGGATTTCACTAAGGCAGGGCGAGAGAAGTGGCATGATTACTTAGTCAATCATTATCGATTTGGACAGAAAACTGGTATAGAGCAGGGCTACGAAGAGGGCGGAATTGTGCCAGATCCAAACGAAGGTTTTGGCCTCAATATACGTTATGCTAACACGACTTTTGGTCAAGGTACCAGCCAAACACCAATTCAGATGGCAGCTGCGTTCAGTGCGCTTGTAAACGGTGGTACATATTATCAACCAACTTTGGTTCACTCTATAAAGCAGGCCGATGGCAGTCTAAAGCCTCATCAGCCAACAGTTCTGGCGAGAGATGTTTTATCTTCAAGCGACAGTCAGCAGGTGACGGGCTACATGCAGACTTTAGTAGAGAGGTTTTACTCTGCTGCTGCTCGACCGGGCTATCGTGTTGGCGGTAAAACTGGCACGGCACAAATCGCCGATCCCAATGGCGGTTACTATGCCGATCGTTTCAACGGCTCATTTGTAGGGTTTATTGGCGGTGACAAAATTGAGTACGTTGTTTATGTTCGAGTCGATGACCCGAAAGTGCAGGGCTATGCCGGCCTTAAGGCTGCTGGACCTATCTTTGTTACTGCTGCACAAATGCTGCTAAATAACTTTAATATACAGCCCAAAACGGCCAAATAA
- the rsmH gene encoding 16S rRNA (cytosine(1402)-N(4))-methyltransferase RsmH yields MRILAPKAGESYVDMTAGYGGHAAMVLTATGNYEEAYLVDRDKNAQVVLSGLFSAQGCKLLHTDFLEASKNLVDEGKKFDVILADLGVSSPHLDNKERGFSFKSPAPLDMRMDQRAELTAAKIVNEYDETELADIIYEYGEEPKSRLIARKIVEARPIDDTANLAEVVASAYRGWSKRHPATKTFQALRIVVNNELGLLSEALPLWLKLLSPGGRLAVITFHSLEDRIVKNAFKSVCEPGYESEFIDLTKHPIVADKNELVSNPRARSAKLRAVVKIKTKERE; encoded by the coding sequence ATGCGGATTCTAGCTCCTAAAGCAGGGGAATCATATGTTGATATGACTGCCGGTTACGGCGGACATGCGGCAATGGTGCTTACTGCCACAGGGAACTACGAAGAAGCGTATCTTGTTGACCGCGACAAAAACGCTCAAGTCGTGTTGAGCGGTTTGTTCAGCGCGCAAGGGTGCAAGCTCCTCCATACTGATTTTTTGGAAGCTTCAAAAAATTTAGTAGACGAGGGCAAGAAGTTTGATGTGATTTTGGCTGATCTCGGAGTTTCGAGCCCGCACCTTGACAACAAAGAACGTGGTTTCAGCTTCAAAAGTCCAGCACCGCTTGATATGCGCATGGACCAAAGGGCTGAGCTGACCGCCGCAAAAATCGTTAATGAATACGATGAAACCGAGCTGGCAGATATTATCTATGAATATGGTGAGGAGCCTAAGTCTAGATTGATTGCTAGAAAAATAGTTGAGGCTAGGCCTATAGACGATACGGCTAATCTTGCGGAAGTTGTAGCTTCAGCGTACCGCGGCTGGTCAAAGCGCCATCCGGCAACCAAGACTTTTCAGGCTCTTCGAATTGTCGTAAACAACGAGTTGGGGCTTTTGAGCGAAGCTTTGCCACTTTGGCTGAAGCTATTAAGTCCTGGCGGTCGTTTGGCTGTAATCACTTTTCACAGTCTGGAAGACAGAATAGTGAAAAACGCGTTCAAAAGTGTGTGCGAGCCTGGCTACGAATCGGAATTTATTGATTTGACTAAGCATCCGATTGTGGCCGACAAAAATGAATTAGTTTCAAACCCGCGTGCCCGTAGTGCAAAACTGCGAGCCGTAGTGAAAATAAAAACAAAAGAAAGGGAATAA
- a CDS encoding glycoside hydrolase family 1 protein — MDQHKNYFPKNFYWGGSTCSYQVEGGNVNQWSVWELEHASELAKTAEKRLGWVPAWDHVKHKAESPANYICGRGIEHIKRYSEDFSLARELNLNAFRFGIEWSRVEPEEGVWNKKAWDHYKAYVAEMRRSGLEPFLNIWHWTVPVWFAEKGGFTKRSNLKYWDRYVAKICEELDLEHVRHILTINEPNVYASFSYMTGEWVPQHKNPLELVKVYYNLVRAHRRAYRIIKDKYPNIKIGIAHQMANIQSKRPHNLIDVVTTKWMRYSWNWWFLRRIRRSQDFVGINYYFSDYYKGFWRANPKTPLNDLGWYMEPEGLYPLVLRAWAHFKKPIYITENGVADSRDEYRQWWLQETMIALNRALSEGIDVAGYFHWSLLDNFEWKYGWWPEFGLVHVDRKTMKRTIRPSALWWAKEIAASREK, encoded by the coding sequence ATGGATCAACACAAAAATTACTTTCCTAAAAACTTTTACTGGGGTGGCAGTACCTGTAGCTATCAAGTAGAAGGCGGTAATGTCAATCAGTGGTCGGTTTGGGAGCTAGAGCACGCTTCTGAGCTAGCTAAAACCGCAGAGAAGCGACTTGGCTGGGTACCAGCTTGGGACCATGTAAAACACAAGGCAGAAAGCCCGGCGAACTATATTTGCGGCCGTGGAATTGAGCATATCAAGCGGTATTCTGAAGATTTTAGCTTGGCTCGTGAGCTCAACTTAAACGCTTTTCGTTTTGGTATTGAATGGAGCAGGGTAGAACCAGAAGAAGGCGTTTGGAACAAAAAGGCTTGGGATCACTACAAAGCCTATGTGGCGGAAATGCGCAGATCAGGTCTTGAGCCATTCTTGAACATCTGGCACTGGACTGTGCCTGTTTGGTTTGCCGAAAAAGGTGGTTTTACTAAAAGGTCCAACCTGAAATATTGGGACCGCTACGTTGCTAAAATCTGCGAAGAGCTGGATCTAGAACACGTCCGACATATTCTGACAATTAACGAGCCAAACGTCTACGCTAGTTTTAGCTATATGACTGGTGAGTGGGTACCACAGCACAAAAATCCGCTTGAGTTGGTTAAAGTCTACTACAACTTAGTTCGTGCGCATCGCCGAGCGTATCGGATCATCAAAGACAAGTATCCGAATATAAAAATTGGTATCGCTCATCAGATGGCCAACATACAGTCGAAACGCCCCCATAACCTGATTGACGTTGTCACTACTAAATGGATGAGGTATTCATGGAACTGGTGGTTTTTGCGCAGAATACGCCGCAGTCAAGACTTCGTAGGCATAAATTACTATTTTAGTGATTATTACAAAGGTTTCTGGCGAGCTAACCCCAAAACACCACTGAACGATCTGGGGTGGTACATGGAGCCTGAAGGGCTTTATCCTCTCGTATTACGGGCTTGGGCTCACTTCAAGAAACCAATCTATATTACTGAAAACGGAGTAGCTGATTCGCGGGATGAGTACAGGCAGTGGTGGTTACAAGAAACGATGATTGCGCTAAACCGCGCCCTCAGCGAAGGAATAGATGTAGCCGGTTACTTCCACTGGAGTCTACTTGATAACTTTGAATGGAAGTATGGTTGGTGGCCAGAATTTGGCTTGGTGCATGTTGATCGCAAGACCATGAAACGTACGATTAGACCAAGCGCCCTGTGGTGGGCTAAAGAAATAGCCGCCTCAAGAGAGAAGTGA
- a CDS encoding VWA domain-containing protein — protein sequence MTAVFERREVATTPTYTGELAIGDDVADFTRDFSDAVDATLAAENVTADVRVVDGIDTSVTTYNTVSGKIDIQISLPLVLLASEENRLAFLGFNVLHEVGHAKRFKHQRPTKVMPKEEAYFSNITEDTAINYDNARKTRYITNITKLSYDDYLYPLDKRAGIAQLPRHQQFMDSMLVLAMTTGIHSLRDPIEIGEYIEEAGLVGLNDAVLSALAKIVHFGQSGKNYNLLGQLREYGAEYSDYNRVYAYIKALYDELFEEDLRDHKQQTPQNGQGEGGGQAGPQQNKQAEGDQIENPFDYSKSGGCKHGEHSSEEKLGEESGTKNNQPGSPGDIGEAIKEVAKKIGGEIISSINDAKNAKQDQKQQSQLSPEQIAQLKKELGLSDNDFDGFMRLSTLYSAEINAIADMIRMLRRDRQNEFLAPSREVAARGHRVHIGKLLGYLAGGSNNPYPDVWKSSEKKENIEHEFDGADFIFMCDVSRSMAGDKAIQATASAVTLSQGVQLAGLEVYADEPPIRIQIQAFGAGDEILCPLNDMPDNASLGKMYKSLAHPNSNSTIVSGALEKVEPAGRRLTLVVILSDGQFHDLSAAQKQATRLEQEGATILQCVFGNAEVGSLSENSKRINIANAKDLPNFLLGIMPELIDVLRSSSHA from the coding sequence ATGACGGCTGTGTTTGAGAGAAGAGAAGTAGCCACTACACCGACTTATACAGGTGAGCTTGCTATAGGGGACGATGTGGCCGACTTTACCAGGGACTTTTCTGATGCTGTTGATGCAACTTTGGCTGCAGAAAACGTAACAGCTGATGTCCGGGTAGTAGACGGCATCGATACATCTGTTACAACCTATAATACTGTTTCTGGAAAAATAGACATTCAGATCAGCTTACCGCTCGTACTGCTTGCATCTGAGGAGAATAGGCTAGCTTTTTTAGGGTTCAATGTTTTACATGAAGTCGGGCATGCAAAACGATTTAAACATCAGAGACCTACTAAGGTAATGCCGAAAGAAGAAGCATACTTTAGTAATATTACCGAAGACACAGCTATCAATTATGACAATGCTCGAAAAACTCGTTATATAACTAATATTACAAAACTGTCGTACGATGACTACCTATATCCACTGGACAAGCGTGCCGGTATAGCCCAGCTACCACGGCACCAACAATTTATGGACAGTATGCTCGTTCTTGCTATGACAACTGGTATACATAGCCTGAGAGACCCAATAGAAATTGGCGAATATATTGAAGAAGCGGGCTTAGTGGGTTTGAACGATGCTGTTTTAAGTGCTCTAGCGAAAATTGTTCATTTCGGGCAGTCGGGTAAGAATTATAATCTTCTGGGGCAACTTCGTGAGTATGGCGCAGAATACTCTGATTACAACAGAGTATATGCATATATTAAAGCTTTGTATGATGAGTTATTTGAGGAAGATTTGCGCGATCACAAACAACAGACTCCACAAAATGGCCAAGGAGAAGGTGGCGGACAAGCAGGACCTCAACAGAATAAGCAAGCAGAGGGCGATCAAATTGAGAATCCATTTGACTATTCAAAATCCGGTGGCTGTAAGCACGGCGAGCATAGCAGTGAAGAAAAGTTAGGTGAAGAATCTGGTACAAAAAACAATCAGCCCGGATCCCCAGGTGACATTGGTGAAGCAATAAAAGAGGTTGCCAAAAAAATAGGTGGTGAGATTATTTCTTCAATCAACGATGCCAAAAACGCTAAGCAAGACCAGAAGCAGCAAAGCCAGTTAAGTCCAGAACAAATAGCTCAGCTCAAAAAGGAGCTCGGTCTGTCTGATAATGATTTTGACGGATTTATGAGACTATCAACGCTCTACTCCGCAGAAATAAACGCCATAGCAGATATGATCAGGATGCTGAGACGTGATAGGCAAAACGAGTTCCTTGCACCAAGTCGAGAAGTGGCTGCTCGTGGACATCGGGTGCATATCGGAAAACTCCTGGGCTACCTAGCAGGCGGCTCGAACAACCCATATCCGGATGTTTGGAAGTCTTCTGAGAAAAAAGAGAATATTGAGCATGAGTTTGATGGTGCAGATTTTATATTTATGTGCGATGTTAGCAGAAGCATGGCCGGCGATAAAGCTATTCAAGCAACGGCCAGTGCGGTTACTCTTTCGCAAGGTGTACAGCTTGCTGGGCTCGAAGTCTATGCCGATGAGCCGCCGATTCGAATACAAATTCAGGCTTTTGGCGCAGGCGACGAGATACTTTGTCCGCTCAACGATATGCCGGATAACGCTAGTCTAGGAAAAATGTATAAATCTCTTGCTCACCCAAACTCTAACAGTACTATTGTTTCGGGGGCACTTGAAAAAGTTGAACCTGCTGGAAGGCGTTTGACACTAGTAGTTATCCTGAGCGATGGGCAGTTCCATGATTTAAGTGCCGCCCAAAAGCAGGCCACACGTCTTGAGCAAGAAGGTGCGACGATACTACAGTGTGTTTTCGGCAATGCCGAAGTCGGATCTTTATCTGAAAATAGTAAGCGTATTAATATTGCTAATGCCAAAGATCTTCCTAACTTTCTGCTCGGAATTATGCCAGAACTAATTGATGTGCTTAGGAGTAGCTCTCATGCCTAA
- a CDS encoding NYN domain-containing protein, with protein MFRRKKTQKQLANYAFIDSQNLNLGVQKYGWKLDWKKFREVLRTRFNVEKAFMFIGYMPENEDLYRQMQEAGYLVVLRPTLDMYIEESQEPRVKSQEKGAKEDKPATKGNVDTDLVLYAMKEINNYHKAVIVSGDGDFYSLVEYLSQKGKLLHVLAPNMRWSSLLKPFEQYIVRVDSFKRDVFYASIRPNRQLRRSPKL; from the coding sequence ATGTTTAGACGCAAGAAAACACAAAAACAGCTCGCAAACTATGCCTTTATTGACAGCCAAAACCTTAATCTTGGTGTTCAGAAATACGGCTGGAAGCTAGATTGGAAAAAGTTCCGAGAAGTCCTGCGCACCCGTTTCAATGTCGAGAAAGCCTTCATGTTCATTGGCTATATGCCGGAAAATGAGGATCTGTATCGTCAAATGCAAGAAGCAGGTTACTTGGTGGTATTACGTCCAACGCTTGATATGTATATCGAGGAGAGTCAAGAGCCAAGAGTCAAGAGTCAAGAAAAAGGCGCAAAAGAAGATAAGCCTGCCACCAAAGGTAATGTTGATACAGATTTAGTTTTATACGCGATGAAGGAAATCAATAATTATCATAAGGCTGTAATAGTTTCAGGTGACGGAGATTTCTACAGCTTAGTTGAGTACCTGAGCCAGAAGGGGAAGCTGCTGCACGTGCTTGCACCCAACATGCGGTGGTCTAGTCTGCTAAAACCCTTTGAGCAGTACATAGTCAGAGTAGACTCCTTCAAACGTGATGTATTCTACGCCAGCATCAGACCAAACCGACAGTTACGACGATCACCGAAGCTCTAA
- a CDS encoding class F sortase yields the protein MDIKSSVQLGRKRVYLDSPGLKRRVFTNGNARSDYGLTLKPEVKRPNPDSNVTISMAESAQRIVGVTQAQPAILRKTNASCEPPTKLAAESGLKTRKLSSKKATKVLSAGVMIAGLLIVGLSYRQSNELKAEIAKVTNSAVLGDSTEGLTSDAKPDESPIGNDKLASYSVAANMPRYITIEGLRVKSRVMRVGTTKEGAVGSPRNINDVGWYENSVVPGQEGSSLLVGHNQGWTARGVFADLGTLEQGETIKITYGSGVESSFQIKSVEKVPLEKVDMAKYLTTERKTATIFVMSCSGKYDKTNDEYQERTIVEAVKL from the coding sequence ATGGATATAAAAAGTAGCGTTCAGTTAGGCCGTAAAAGGGTATACCTAGATAGCCCTGGTCTTAAGCGTCGTGTTTTTACCAATGGCAATGCTAGATCCGATTATGGTTTAACTTTAAAACCAGAAGTAAAGCGCCCGAACCCTGATAGTAATGTGACAATAAGCATGGCTGAATCAGCACAGCGGATAGTCGGTGTAACACAAGCGCAGCCGGCTATATTGAGAAAAACTAACGCGTCATGCGAACCGCCGACAAAACTTGCTGCAGAAAGCGGATTAAAGACAAGGAAATTGTCCTCAAAAAAAGCCACAAAGGTTTTATCTGCTGGTGTAATGATAGCTGGGCTATTAATTGTAGGATTGTCTTACAGGCAAAGCAATGAGCTAAAGGCGGAGATAGCCAAAGTTACTAATAGTGCAGTTCTCGGTGACTCGACCGAAGGCTTAACCAGCGATGCCAAACCCGATGAGTCGCCCATTGGTAATGATAAGTTAGCATCATACTCTGTCGCCGCAAATATGCCACGCTACATCACGATAGAAGGTTTAAGGGTGAAGTCTAGGGTAATGCGGGTAGGAACGACAAAGGAAGGTGCCGTTGGGTCACCACGCAATATTAATGATGTTGGTTGGTACGAAAACTCCGTTGTGCCGGGACAGGAGGGATCATCTCTATTAGTTGGGCATAATCAAGGATGGACAGCCCGAGGCGTGTTTGCAGATCTTGGTACTCTTGAGCAAGGCGAGACGATAAAAATTACCTACGGTTCTGGGGTAGAGTCTAGTTTTCAGATTAAATCTGTTGAAAAAGTTCCGCTCGAAAAGGTTGATATGGCAAAATACTTAACGACAGAACGGAAGACAGCCACTATTTTTGTAATGAGCTGCTCTGGCAAGTATGACAAAACTAACGACGAGTACCAAGAGCGAACAATCGTAGAAGCCGTAAAACTTTAA